One Atribacterota bacterium DNA window includes the following coding sequences:
- the rpsG gene encoding 30S ribosomal protein S7 — MPRKGPVSEREVHPDPVYNSVDVAMLINKVMKDGKKSIAEKIVYGVFEIVREKTRRDPLEVFSQALNNVMPLVEVRPRRVGGANYQVPIEVRPGRSRSLGLRWLVNYARARQGKSMMERLASEIIDAANGAGGAVKKREDTHRMAEANKAFAHYRWF, encoded by the coding sequence GTGCCCAGAAAAGGTCCAGTTTCAGAAAGGGAAGTCCATCCAGATCCAGTGTACAATAGTGTGGATGTGGCGATGTTGATTAATAAAGTTATGAAGGACGGCAAAAAGAGCATTGCTGAGAAAATTGTTTACGGTGTTTTTGAAATTGTCAGGGAAAAAACCAGAAGAGATCCCCTGGAAGTTTTTTCTCAAGCATTGAATAACGTCATGCCTCTTGTGGAAGTACGACCAAGACGGGTGGGTGGAGCGAACTATCAGGTTCCAATTGAAGTGCGTCCTGGTCGGAGTAGGAGCCTTGGTTTGCGGTGGCTGGTAAACTATGCTCGAGCAAGACAGGGAAAAAGCATGATGGAGAGGTTAGCGAGCGAGATCATCGATGCTGCCAATGGTGCAGGTGGAGCGGTGAAAAAGCGAGAAGATACCCACCGCATGGCGGAAGCGAACAAAGCTTTTGCCCACTATCGGTGGTTCTGA
- the tuf gene encoding elongation factor Tu translates to MAKQKFERKKPHVNVGTIGHVDHGKTTLTAAITLTLSKHGMANYTPFEQIDKAPEERERGITIAIAHVEYETENRHYAHIDCPGHADYVKNMITGAAQMDGAVLVVSAADGPMPQTREHILLSRQVGVPYIIVFLNKVDMVDDPELIELVEMEVRELLSKYEFPGDEIPIIPGSALKALQCGCGKKECEWCGGIWKLLDAMDQYIPLPMRELDKPFLMSIEDVFSITGRGTVVTGRVERGTLKLGDSVEIVGLSHEIKKTVVTGIEMFRKILDEAQAGDNIGVLLRGIDKKEVERGQVLAAPGTITPHTHFKAEVYVLTKEEGGRHTPFFNGYRPQFYFRTTDVTGEIKLPQGVEMVMPGDNANLEVKLIYPIAMEKGLRFAIREGGRTVGAGVVSDIIE, encoded by the coding sequence ATGGCAAAGCAAAAGTTTGAGAGGAAAAAACCGCACGTCAACGTGGGAACCATTGGACACGTCGATCATGGTAAAACCACACTCACTGCCGCCATTACCTTGACCCTTTCCAAACATGGCATGGCGAATTACACCCCCTTTGAGCAGATTGATAAAGCTCCTGAAGAGAGAGAGCGGGGTATCACCATTGCCATTGCTCATGTGGAGTATGAAACTGAGAACCGCCACTATGCCCACATTGACTGTCCAGGGCATGCTGACTACGTGAAGAACATGATTACCGGTGCAGCCCAGATGGATGGAGCTGTGCTGGTGGTCTCTGCAGCTGATGGCCCCATGCCCCAGACCCGAGAGCACATTCTCCTCTCCCGTCAGGTGGGTGTTCCCTATATCATCGTCTTCCTCAACAAGGTGGACATGGTGGATGACCCGGAACTCATCGAACTGGTGGAAATGGAAGTCCGGGAACTTTTGAGTAAGTATGAATTCCCTGGTGACGAGATTCCCATCATCCCCGGTAGTGCCCTCAAAGCCTTGCAGTGTGGCTGTGGGAAGAAAGAGTGTGAGTGGTGTGGCGGTATCTGGAAACTCCTCGATGCCATGGACCAGTATATTCCTCTTCCCATGCGGGAACTGGATAAACCCTTTCTCATGTCCATTGAAGATGTTTTCTCCATCACCGGTCGAGGGACGGTGGTCACTGGAAGAGTAGAACGTGGCACCCTCAAGCTGGGTGACTCGGTGGAAATCGTGGGTCTCTCCCATGAGATCAAAAAGACGGTGGTCACCGGTATCGAGATGTTCCGCAAAATCCTGGACGAAGCTCAGGCTGGTGATAACATTGGAGTGCTTTTGAGGGGTATCGACAAAAAAGAGGTAGAACGAGGGCAGGTTCTGGCAGCTCCAGGTACCATCACCCCCCATACCCACTTCAAAGCCGAAGTCTACGTGCTCACCAAAGAGGAAGGTGGCCGACACACTCCCTTCTTCAATGGATATCGTCCTCAGTTTTACTTCCGAACCACTGATGTCACTGGAGAGATTAAGCTCCCTCAGGGTGTGGAAATGGTCATGCCTGGAGACAACGCCAATTTGGAAGTGAAGCTCATTTACCCCATTGCCATGGAGAAGGGTTTGCGCTTTGCTATCCGTGAGGGAGGACGAACGGTAGGGGCTGGAGTGGTATCGGATATTATTGAGTGA
- the rpsJ gene encoding 30S ribosomal protein S10: MAQKIRIKLKGYDHRILDQSAVRIVQAVERTGATVAGPVPLPVEISRYTVLRSPHVDKKSRDQFEMRTHKRLIDILDPNPKTVDALMHLDLPAGVDIEIKL, from the coding sequence GTGGCTCAAAAAATCCGAATTAAGTTAAAGGGGTATGATCATCGAATTTTAGATCAATCTGCGGTTAGAATTGTTCAGGCGGTGGAGCGAACTGGAGCGACTGTGGCGGGTCCAGTTCCTTTGCCAGTAGAAATTTCTCGATATACAGTTTTACGTTCTCCTCACGTGGATAAAAAGTCTCGAGATCAGTTCGAAATGAGGACCCATAAGAGGTTGATTGACATCCTGGATCCCAATCCCAAAACTGTGGATGCTTTAATGCATTTGGATCTGCCAGCGGGTGTAGACATCGAAATTAAGCTTTAG
- a CDS encoding ribosomal L7Ae/L30e/S12e/Gadd45 family protein, giving the protein MGLEELKYARKVVGLRATEKAIQRGKAKKVYLAMDVEKKIRERIESLAKERRVEVEYVDLAETLGRVCGIEVASSCAALLDFSESNQENASK; this is encoded by the coding sequence ATGGGTCTTGAAGAGTTGAAATATGCTAGAAAGGTAGTGGGATTGAGGGCTACCGAAAAGGCAATCCAGAGAGGAAAGGCGAAAAAAGTGTATTTGGCTATGGATGTGGAGAAAAAGATTAGGGAAAGAATAGAAAGTCTGGCAAAGGAAAGAAGAGTAGAAGTTGAATATGTTGATTTGGCGGAAACACTGGGAAGGGTGTGTGGAATAGAGGTTGCTTCTTCCTGTGCTGCTTTGCTTGACTTTTCAGAAAGTAATCAAGAGAACGCTTCCAAGTAA
- the fusA gene encoding elongation factor G, whose amino-acid sequence MNKVEPKFEEYAISHIRNIGIMAHIDAGKTTVTERILYYTGRIHRMGEVHEGTATMDFLPQEQERGITISSAVTTCFWKNCRINIIDTPGHVDFTVEVERSLRVLDGAIAVFCGVGGVEPQSETVWYQADRYRVPRIAFVNKLDRVGADFYAVVEAIRKKLNANAFPIQVPVGKESDFLGVVDLVELKAYLYDVDEEGLRYRVTDIPEAMESEVFSHREKLLEALAELDEEIFEKYLSGEEITPAEIRYAIRKTTIEGKFVPVLAGSALRNKCIQLLLDAVVWYLPSPADLPSLKGMNPRSGEEELRLPLIDEPFAGLVFKIVMDPHAGKISFLRVYSGKLKSGSYVYNATKGEKERVSRLLIMHASRREDVEEVKAGDLCGIVGLRKTTTGDTICEERHPILFEIPSFPEPVISVAIEPKTRADQDKLTMALNKLSEEDPTFKVRTDEETTQTIISGMGELHLEIIVDRLLREFKVEANIGKPQVAYKETIKSRAKGEGRFIRQTGGRGQYGHVVLEIEPYEGFIFENKIFGGVIPQEYVPAVQAGVKEALDNGVISGFPVVNLKVRLIDGSYHPVDSSDIAFKIAGAMAVKEAIEKASPVILEPIMKVQVIVPREYLGDVIGDLNARRGKVEGMEAKGDIQIVNARVPLASLFGYATALRSLTQGRANYTMQFSHYQEVPSSLMKEIVEKNR is encoded by the coding sequence ATGAATAAAGTAGAGCCGAAGTTTGAGGAATACGCAATTTCCCATATTCGAAATATCGGTATTATGGCCCATATAGATGCAGGTAAGACTACAGTTACCGAGCGCATCCTTTATTATACCGGCAGGATTCACCGGATGGGCGAAGTTCATGAAGGTACAGCGACGATGGATTTCCTTCCTCAGGAGCAAGAGCGGGGAATCACCATCAGCTCGGCGGTTACAACCTGTTTCTGGAAGAATTGTCGGATTAATATTATTGATACGCCAGGCCACGTGGACTTTACAGTAGAAGTAGAAAGAAGCTTGCGAGTCCTCGATGGAGCCATTGCTGTCTTTTGCGGTGTGGGAGGTGTCGAACCTCAGTCGGAGACGGTATGGTATCAGGCGGATCGTTATCGGGTACCTCGGATTGCTTTTGTCAACAAACTGGACCGGGTTGGGGCTGATTTTTACGCTGTGGTAGAAGCCATTCGAAAAAAGCTAAATGCCAATGCCTTTCCTATTCAGGTACCGGTAGGGAAAGAGTCTGATTTTTTGGGAGTTGTTGATTTGGTCGAATTAAAGGCTTATTTGTATGATGTCGATGAAGAAGGTTTACGGTACCGGGTGACTGATATTCCTGAAGCGATGGAATCCGAAGTTTTTTCTCATCGCGAAAAACTTTTGGAAGCATTGGCTGAGCTTGATGAAGAGATTTTTGAAAAGTATTTGAGCGGAGAAGAAATCACCCCTGCTGAAATTCGTTACGCTATCAGGAAAACAACCATAGAAGGGAAGTTTGTTCCGGTTCTTGCCGGTTCCGCCTTGCGAAATAAATGTATTCAACTGCTTCTTGATGCTGTAGTATGGTATCTTCCTTCCCCTGCGGACCTTCCTTCTTTAAAAGGAATGAATCCTCGCAGTGGTGAGGAAGAGCTTCGTTTACCACTTATTGATGAGCCTTTTGCTGGTCTGGTTTTTAAAATCGTCATGGATCCTCACGCGGGAAAAATTTCCTTTTTACGTGTTTATTCTGGAAAATTGAAGAGCGGAAGTTATGTGTACAACGCCACTAAGGGCGAAAAAGAAAGGGTAAGCCGTCTGCTCATTATGCATGCCAGTCGGAGGGAGGATGTGGAAGAAGTCAAGGCAGGTGATTTGTGTGGTATTGTGGGTCTGCGGAAGACAACGACCGGTGACACCATCTGTGAAGAGCGCCATCCAATTCTTTTCGAGATCCCATCCTTTCCGGAGCCAGTTATCTCGGTAGCAATTGAGCCCAAGACCAGGGCGGACCAGGATAAACTAACCATGGCTTTGAATAAACTTTCCGAAGAAGATCCCACCTTTAAGGTACGCACCGATGAGGAGACCACCCAGACTATCATTTCTGGCATGGGTGAGCTTCACCTTGAGATTATTGTTGACCGTTTATTGCGAGAATTTAAAGTTGAAGCGAACATAGGAAAACCTCAGGTGGCATATAAAGAGACGATCAAATCAAGAGCGAAAGGCGAAGGAAGGTTCATTCGTCAAACTGGAGGAAGAGGTCAATACGGGCATGTAGTTCTGGAAATTGAGCCCTATGAAGGGTTTATCTTTGAAAATAAAATATTTGGTGGAGTCATACCCCAGGAATATGTTCCCGCGGTCCAGGCCGGAGTAAAGGAAGCTCTGGATAACGGGGTAATCAGCGGGTTTCCGGTGGTTAATTTAAAGGTACGCCTTATAGATGGTTCGTATCATCCGGTGGATTCTTCTGACATTGCTTTTAAGATTGCCGGAGCTATGGCTGTGAAAGAAGCTATTGAAAAGGCAAGCCCGGTGATCTTGGAACCCATCATGAAGGTTCAGGTTATCGTTCCTCGGGAGTACCTGGGAGATGTGATTGGGGACCTCAACGCTCGCCGAGGCAAAGTTGAGGGCATGGAAGCTAAGGGGGATATTCAAATTGTCAACGCCAGGGTTCCTTTGGCCAGTCTTTTTGGATATGCAACGGCTCTACGCTCTCTAACCCAGGGAAGAGCAAATTATACCATGCAGTTTTCTCATTACCAAGAAGTTCCTTCTTCTCTAATGAAAGAGATAGTGGAGAAGAATAGATAA
- the rpsL gene encoding 30S ribosomal protein S12: protein MPTVNQLVREGRKKVRKKSGAPALKGSPQKRGVCTRVWTITPKKPNSALRKVARVRLTNGMEVTAYIPGIGHNLQEHSIVLIRGGRVKDLPGVRYHVIRGTLDTAGVEKRKQGRSKYGAKRPKS, encoded by the coding sequence ATGCCTACGGTTAACCAATTAGTTCGTGAAGGTCGTAAAAAGGTCAGAAAGAAGAGCGGTGCTCCAGCTCTGAAGGGTTCTCCTCAGAAACGGGGAGTGTGTACTCGAGTATGGACCATTACTCCCAAAAAACCAAACTCAGCGTTGCGGAAAGTTGCTCGAGTACGGTTGACAAATGGCATGGAAGTGACCGCCTATATCCCTGGTATTGGTCATAATCTCCAGGAACACTCTATCGTTCTGATTCGGGGTGGTAGAGTAAAGGATCTGCCAGGGGTTCGTTACCACGTGATTCGTGGAACCCTGGATACTGCTGGTGTAGAAAAACGGAAGCAGGGTCGTTCCAAGTACGGTGCGAAAAGACCCAAATCCTGA